The following coding sequences lie in one Spea bombifrons isolate aSpeBom1 chromosome 5, aSpeBom1.2.pri, whole genome shotgun sequence genomic window:
- the CFAP20 gene encoding cilia- and flagella-associated protein 20, giving the protein MFKNTFQSGFLSILYSIGSKPLQIWDKKVRNGHIKRITDNDIQSLVLEVEGTNVSTTYITCPADPKKTLGIKLPFLVMIIKNLKKYFTFEVQVLDDKNVRRRFRASNYQSTTRVKPFICTMPMRLDDGWNQIQFNLSDFTRRAYGTNYIETLRVQIHANCRIRRVYFSDRLYSEDELPAEFKLYLPVQNKAKQ; this is encoded by the exons ATGTTTAAGAACACGTTCCAGTCCGGCTTCCTGTCCATCCTGTACAGCATCGGCAGCAAACCCCTGCAGATCTGGGACAAGAAGGTGAG AAACGGACACATAAAGAGGATAACAGATAATGACATCCAGTCGCTGGTGCTGGAGGTGGAAGGAACCAACGTCAG CACCACGTACATAACTTGCCCGGCGGATCCGAAGAAGACTCTGGGGATTAAGCTGCCTTTCCTGGTCATGATTATCAAGAATCTCAAGAAATATTTTACCTTTGAAGTGCAG GTTCTGGATGATAAGAACGTGCGCAGGAGGTTCCGAGCCAGTAATTACCAGAGCACCACGCGGGTGAAGCCGTTCATCTGCACCATGCCCATGCGCCTCGACGACGGCTGGAACCAGATCCAGTTCAACCTCTCAGACTTCACCCGCAGAGCCTACGGAACCAACTACATCGAGACCCTGCGTGTACAG ATTCACGCGAACTGTCGGATCCGGAGGGTTTATTTCTCGGACCGCCTGTACTCGGAGGACGAGCTCCCGGCGGAGTTTAAACTGTATCTCCCGGTGCAGAACAAGGCGAAG CAGTGA